The Geothermobacter ehrlichii genome has a segment encoding these proteins:
- a CDS encoding PP2C family protein-serine/threonine phosphatase produces MHDAVSGRKSPADILLVHHPRTEPGALARTLRKAGHRVRHCTSLAAARQALRRFPALLMLDLELLETDPEPAAALGEECRLAGTDCLCFGADGGEPPPLPAWASGRLHAPDRAECLLEQVRLRLRLRELARQNELLLDQLAEREMALREGLKSAAAIQQSLLPRQAPCQEAFRFAWRFQPCESVGGDLFNLLQISEDQLMVYLLDVSGHGVSAAMVTVSVYQSLSLHTGRLIKQRLDQPPFFHLQTPAEVLTELDREYPFERFEKLFTIAYLLLDSVTGEVHYCNGGHPPPLLLRRDGGIERLDAGGPVVGLGGLLPYRDAKVHLRPGDRLLLYSDGLTEYPSAGGELFGEQRLLQCLAGTEGLDLDGLCERILQAVAAFAPVVRPPDDLTLLAVEYRP; encoded by the coding sequence ATGCACGACGCCGTTTCCGGCCGGAAGTCGCCGGCCGACATTCTTCTGGTTCATCATCCGCGGACGGAACCCGGCGCGCTGGCCCGCACGCTGCGGAAGGCCGGCCACCGGGTGCGGCACTGCACTTCGCTGGCCGCGGCCCGGCAGGCCCTGCGCCGCTTTCCGGCCTTGCTGATGCTCGACCTGGAACTGCTCGAAACCGACCCGGAGCCGGCGGCGGCTCTGGGTGAGGAGTGTCGGCTGGCTGGTACCGATTGTCTCTGTTTCGGCGCCGACGGTGGCGAACCGCCGCCGCTGCCGGCCTGGGCATCCGGCCGCCTGCATGCTCCCGACCGGGCGGAGTGCCTGCTGGAGCAGGTGCGGCTCAGGCTGAGGCTGCGGGAGCTGGCGCGGCAGAACGAACTGCTGCTCGACCAGTTGGCCGAGCGGGAGATGGCCCTGCGCGAGGGCCTGAAATCGGCCGCCGCCATCCAGCAATCCCTGCTTCCCCGGCAGGCGCCGTGCCAGGAGGCCTTTCGTTTCGCCTGGCGGTTCCAGCCCTGCGAATCGGTCGGCGGCGACCTGTTCAACCTGCTGCAGATCTCGGAAGACCAGCTGATGGTCTACCTGCTCGACGTCAGCGGCCACGGGGTGTCGGCGGCGATGGTCACGGTGTCGGTCTACCAGAGCCTCTCCCTGCACACCGGCCGGCTGATCAAGCAGCGGCTGGACCAGCCTCCCTTCTTTCACCTGCAGACGCCGGCCGAGGTGCTGACCGAACTCGACAGGGAATATCCCTTCGAGCGCTTCGAAAAGCTGTTCACCATCGCCTACCTGCTGCTCGATTCGGTCACGGGCGAGGTCCACTACTGCAACGGCGGGCACCCACCGCCGTTGCTGTTGCGCCGCGACGGTGGCATCGAACGCCTGGACGCCGGCGGTCCGGTGGTCGGCCTTGGCGGTCTGCTCCCCTACCGGGACGCCAAGGTGCATCTGCGGCCGGGCGACCGGTTGCTCCTCTATTCGGACGGGTTGACGGAATATCCTTCGGCCGGCGGGGAGCTGTTCGGCGAGCAGCGGCTGCTGCAGTGCCTGGCCGGGACGGAAGGTCTGGATCTGGACGGGCTGTGCGAGCGGATTCTGCAGGCGGTGGCGGCGTTCGCGCCGGTGGTGCGGCCGCCCGACGATCTGACCCTGCTCGCCGTCGAATACCGTCCCTGA
- a CDS encoding GGDEF domain-containing protein has product MSGQSAERKLLGLGQRLIACRRREDVVEVLAKELPLLFAVARWRLWLTGLDGVLLPLDTEGEAVPKSRSVEPARLAQLAGADRPLVEAEGSPGRCWLPLPSHDRPAGLLLLERVEAFDARTLARLDDLARFLGPAIEQVETRSRLEQQNITDEVSGLYNARHFRALVEYEMERARRYGQDLSIIFFDLDHFKKVNNRYGHLVGSRVLQEIGHFLRTHTRRVNLACRYGGDEFMLLLPSASKVGALTLAEKLRKELAEHAIDFGGSGPLRITASFGVAAFPADARTPERLIQLADRAMYRVKAAGRDGVAGC; this is encoded by the coding sequence ATGAGCGGGCAAAGCGCCGAACGAAAGCTCCTTGGCCTCGGGCAGAGGCTCATCGCCTGCCGCCGCCGGGAGGACGTCGTCGAGGTGCTGGCGAAGGAACTGCCGCTCCTGTTCGCCGTCGCCCGCTGGAGGCTCTGGCTGACCGGCCTGGACGGTGTCCTGCTGCCGCTCGACACGGAAGGAGAGGCCGTACCAAAATCCCGGAGCGTTGAGCCGGCCCGCCTGGCGCAGCTCGCCGGCGCGGACCGGCCCCTGGTCGAGGCGGAAGGCTCCCCCGGCCGCTGCTGGCTCCCCCTGCCATCCCACGACCGGCCGGCGGGGCTGTTGCTGCTGGAAAGGGTCGAAGCGTTCGACGCCCGGACCCTGGCGCGGCTCGACGATTTGGCGCGCTTTCTCGGTCCGGCCATCGAACAGGTCGAGACGCGCAGCCGCCTCGAACAGCAGAACATCACCGACGAGGTCTCCGGACTGTACAATGCCCGCCACTTCCGGGCACTGGTCGAATACGAAATGGAGCGCGCCCGCCGCTACGGGCAGGATCTGTCCATCATCTTCTTCGACCTCGACCACTTCAAGAAAGTCAACAACCGCTACGGCCACCTGGTCGGCAGCCGGGTACTGCAGGAGATCGGTCATTTTCTTCGCACCCACACCCGGCGGGTCAACCTCGCCTGCCGTTACGGTGGCGACGAATTCATGCTGTTGCTGCCGTCGGCCAGCAAGGTCGGCGCCCTCACCCTGGCGGAAAAACTACGCAAGGAACTGGCCGAACACGCCATCGATTTCGGCGGCAGCGGCCCGCTTCGCATCACGGCGAGCTTCGGCGTCGCCGCCTTTCCCGCCGACGCCCGCACCCCCGAGCGGCTGATCCAGCTGGCCGACCGGGCCATGTACCGGGTCAAGGCCGCCGGCCGGGACGGCGTTGCCGGCTGCTGA
- the pepN gene encoding aminopeptidase N yields MADDTRIFHRGDYRPYPWLVDRVELDFHLDPRATEVTGRLHLRRRPDCPGEPLFLDGKQLELVAIRLDGTKLPAHRFRHDDEGLTIPDLPAQCVLETTVRIDPAANTALEGLYLSNGTFCTQCEAQGFRHITFFPDRPDVLSRFTTRIVADRKQWPVLLANGNPIRREELADGRHGVTWEDPFPKPCYLFALVAGDLAEIGDSFTTASGREVALRFYVEHHHRDKVGHAMQALKKAMRWDEERFGREYDLDIYMVVAVDDFNMGAMENKGLNVFNSKYVLARPDTATDADYQAIEEVIAHEYFHNWTGNRITCRDWFQLSLKEGLTVFRDQEFSADQVHRDVKRIEDVRLLRNSQFPEDAGPMAHPVQPDSYRQINNFYTMTVYHKGAEVISMVQTLLGTDGFRRGMDLYFTRHDGQAVTCDDFLACMAEAGGRDLAQFGRWYSQAGTPRLTANGRYEADSGRFILELRQSCPPTPGQPQKLPFHLPVRLALLDRAGRELPLRLEGDTAAPATERVLELREEKQTFVFINLPERPVLSLLRGFSAPVVLDCPFRDEDLAFLLAHDSDPFCRWDAGQTLATRTLLQLTDRFRSGDDPERVPLPVAALRQALLDERATPALRAQLLTPPGETYLAEQVDEVDPGAIHRARRFYLGRVAGALADDLRRLYRQLADTAPYRYAPEEASRRSLRNLCLTWLLLSGRPECQTLAEEQYHTADNMTDRLAALRALVDSASPAADALLADFHRRYRSEALVVDKWFALQAAAPGEATLERVATLAAHPDFKLKNPNRCRALFGTFAHANQAAFHRPDGAGYRLVAERVTELDRLNPQVAARLVSAFNRWRRMEPMRRELMRQQLEYLRAGCHSSDVLEIVDKALAAETKA; encoded by the coding sequence ATGGCTGACGACACCCGGATTTTTCACCGCGGCGACTATCGCCCCTATCCCTGGCTGGTCGACCGCGTCGAGCTCGATTTCCATCTCGACCCGCGGGCGACCGAGGTCACCGGCCGTCTGCACCTGCGACGCCGGCCGGACTGCCCCGGCGAGCCGCTCTTTCTCGACGGCAAGCAACTGGAGCTGGTCGCCATCCGCCTCGACGGCACGAAACTGCCGGCGCACCGCTTCCGGCACGACGACGAAGGACTGACCATTCCCGACCTTCCCGCGCAGTGCGTGCTGGAAACGACCGTCCGCATCGATCCCGCTGCCAACACCGCCCTGGAGGGGCTCTACCTTTCCAACGGCACCTTCTGCACCCAGTGCGAAGCCCAGGGCTTTCGCCACATCACCTTCTTCCCCGACCGGCCCGACGTGCTGAGCCGCTTCACCACCCGCATCGTCGCCGACCGGAAGCAGTGGCCGGTGCTGCTGGCCAACGGCAACCCGATCAGGCGCGAAGAGCTGGCTGACGGCCGCCACGGCGTCACCTGGGAGGATCCCTTTCCCAAGCCCTGCTACCTGTTCGCCCTGGTCGCCGGCGACCTGGCGGAAATCGGCGACAGCTTCACCACCGCCAGCGGTCGGGAGGTGGCCCTGCGCTTTTACGTCGAACACCACCATCGCGACAAGGTCGGTCACGCCATGCAGGCGCTGAAAAAGGCGATGCGCTGGGACGAGGAGCGCTTCGGCCGCGAATACGACCTCGACATCTACATGGTGGTGGCGGTCGACGACTTCAACATGGGAGCGATGGAGAACAAGGGGCTCAACGTCTTCAACTCGAAGTACGTGCTGGCCCGCCCCGACACCGCCACCGACGCCGACTACCAGGCGATCGAGGAGGTGATCGCCCACGAGTACTTCCACAACTGGACCGGCAACCGCATCACCTGCCGCGACTGGTTTCAGCTGTCGCTGAAGGAGGGGCTGACCGTCTTTCGCGACCAGGAGTTCTCCGCCGACCAGGTCCATCGCGACGTCAAGCGGATCGAGGACGTGCGCCTGCTGCGCAACAGCCAGTTTCCCGAGGACGCCGGCCCCATGGCCCACCCGGTACAACCCGACAGCTACCGGCAGATCAACAACTTCTACACCATGACCGTCTACCACAAGGGAGCCGAGGTGATCAGCATGGTCCAGACCCTGCTCGGCACCGACGGCTTCCGCCGGGGGATGGACCTCTACTTCACGCGCCACGACGGGCAGGCGGTCACCTGCGACGATTTTCTCGCCTGCATGGCCGAAGCCGGCGGGCGCGACCTGGCGCAGTTCGGCCGCTGGTACAGCCAGGCCGGCACCCCGCGGCTGACAGCGAACGGCCGCTACGAAGCTGACAGCGGCCGCTTCATCCTCGAACTGCGCCAAAGCTGTCCGCCGACGCCCGGCCAACCGCAGAAGCTGCCCTTCCACCTGCCGGTGCGGCTGGCCCTGCTCGACCGTGCCGGGCGGGAGCTGCCCCTGCGCCTGGAAGGCGACACCGCCGCGCCGGCGACGGAGCGGGTGCTGGAGCTGCGGGAAGAGAAGCAGACCTTCGTCTTCATCAACCTGCCGGAAAGACCGGTCCTTTCACTGCTGCGCGGCTTCTCCGCCCCGGTCGTCCTCGACTGCCCCTTCCGGGACGAGGATCTCGCCTTTCTGCTGGCCCACGACAGCGATCCCTTCTGCCGCTGGGACGCCGGCCAGACCCTGGCGACCCGCACTCTGCTGCAGCTGACCGACCGCTTCCGCTCCGGCGACGACCCGGAGCGCGTTCCGCTGCCGGTCGCCGCCCTGCGGCAGGCCCTGCTCGACGAGCGGGCGACCCCGGCCCTGCGCGCCCAGCTGCTGACGCCGCCGGGCGAAACCTACTTGGCGGAACAGGTGGACGAAGTCGATCCCGGGGCCATCCACCGGGCGCGGCGCTTCTACCTCGGGCGGGTCGCCGGCGCCCTGGCCGACGATCTGCGCCGCCTCTACCGGCAACTGGCCGACACGGCCCCTTACCGCTACGCCCCTGAAGAGGCCAGCCGCCGCAGCCTGCGCAACCTCTGCCTGACCTGGCTGCTCCTGTCCGGGCGACCGGAATGCCAGACTTTGGCCGAGGAACAGTACCACACCGCCGACAACATGACCGACCGGCTGGCGGCCCTGCGCGCCCTGGTCGACAGCGCTTCCCCGGCGGCCGACGCCCTGCTGGCCGACTTTCACCGCCGCTACCGGAGCGAGGCCCTGGTCGTCGACAAGTGGTTCGCCCTGCAGGCGGCGGCTCCCGGCGAAGCGACCCTGGAACGGGTGGCGACCCTGGCGGCCCATCCCGACTTCAAGCTGAAAAACCCCAACCGCTGCCGCGCCCTGTTCGGCACCTTCGCCCACGCCAACCAGGCGGCTTTCCACCGCCCGGACGGCGCCGGCTACCGGCTGGTGGCCGAACGGGTGACGGAACTCGACCGGCTCAATCCCCAGGTCGCCGCCCGCCTGGTGAGCGCCTTCAACCGCTGGCGGCGGATGGAGCCGATGCGGCGGGAGCTGATGCGGCAGCAACTGGAATACCTGCGCGCCGGCTGCCATTCAAGCGACGTGCTGGAGATCGTCGACAAGGCGCTGGCGGCCGAAACAAAGGCCTGA